One genomic segment of Acomys russatus chromosome 6, mAcoRus1.1, whole genome shotgun sequence includes these proteins:
- the Snrpe gene encoding small nuclear ribonucleoprotein E → MAYRGQGQKVQKVMVQPINLIFRYLQNRSRIQVWLYEQVNMRIEGCIIGFDEYMNLVLDDAEEIHSKTKSRKQLGRIMLKGDNITLLQSVSN, encoded by the exons ATGGCGTATCGCGGCCAGGGCCAGAAGGTGCAGAAGGTGATGGTGCAGCCCATC AACCTCATCTTCAGATACTTGCAAAAT AGGTCTCGGATCCAGGTGTGGCTGTACGAACAGGTGAACATGCGGATAGAGGGCTGCATCATT GGCTTTGATGAGTACATGAACCTTGTATTAGATGATGCAGAAGAGATTCATTCAAAAACAAAGTCAAGAAAACAACTGG GTCGGATCATGCTAAAGGGAGATAACATTACTCTGCTCCAGAGTGTTTCCAACTAA